The DNA sequence AACAGCGGCAACGTAGAATGGGTGACATCACACCTGTCTCTGCCTAACATTTCCTATTTGAAATTAAAAAAGCATGTCTGAAGTGAGCCCAACCACTTGGTGGTCTTCCAACCTAACGCAGAGATTGCTCAGTGGTATGGTGATGGTGTTAGTGGCAATCCTTTCACTGGCCTATGGCACCACCCAATGGGTTGGTCTGCTGGTTTTGGTGGTCGTCATACTTGGAATGCAGGAATATCGAGCTATGCTCTCCCAACAGAAAGTACACCTGAATCGGCGAGGCTGGCTATACTCTGCTTTTTTACTAAGTATCAGCCCACTCTTGGGAGGAATCGGTGCTCTGAATGCTATGCTGATCTTGGTTGCAGGTGGCTGGATTCTGCATGAGATGGTTTTTTCCCGCAAGCAGCAATTAGAGGAACTGTATTCTTTGGGGTGGGCTTTATTTGGATTGTTTTGGGTTGGTTGGAGCTTTCCACATATGACACTGATTAAGGACCTCCCCCATGGAGAATTGAATCTATGTCTGTTACTTGTTGTGATTGTACTCACGGATAGTCTCGCTTATTTTGGTGGACGCAAATTTGGCAAAAATCCACTTGCTCCTGGAATCAGTCCGAAAAAGACCCGTGAGGGGAGCTTATGTGGGACAGTTGGGAGTATGCTGGTTGGCTCGGTGATTGCCGTGAATTGGCTAGAATTTTCCTGGCCAATGGCCTTGTTGCTAACTTTTATCATCTCGGTGTTGGGTCAGGTCGGAGATTTGGTTGAATCGAAAATGAAGCGCCTCTGTGGTGTCAAGGACTCTGGGAAGGTACTGCCTGGACATGGTGGTATCCTAGATCGGTTGGATAGTTTTCTGCTCACGACCCCCTTCTTTTACTACTGGATGCTGCTTATCGCATGAATCCAAAATCCATTGCACTACTGGGTTCTACAGGTTCCATCGGGGGCAGTACACTAAGTCTCGTTAGGCAGTTCCCCGATCGTTTTAAGATTCACTCACTGAGTTGTCGACGCTCAATCGAAATGCTTATTGATCAGATCAAAGAATTTGCACCGAAGCAAGTCGTCGTCGAGGCTTCGGATCAGGTCAATCAACTTAGAGAACTTTTCAATGAGTCTGAATTGGAAATTCTTCCTGGAGACCAAGGGAATTGCGAGTTGGTACAACATCCTGATGTAGATTTGGTGGTCACAGGAATTGTGGGAAGTGCAGGATTATCGCCCTGCCTCAAAGCTTTGGAATCTGGAAAAGATTTGGTATTTGGTAATAAAGAGTCCTTGGTGCTCGCAGGAGAGTTGTTCATGCAAGTTGCCCATCGAAGTGGGAGCCGAATCTTACCGATGGATAGTGAGCACAATGCGATTTTTCAATCTCTCGTTGGTCATCGACGTGAAGATGTAGTTTCACTGGTTCTAACAGCTTCTGGAGGTCCTTTTCGAGATATGCCACTGGAGGATTTTTCAGCAATTACCAAGGAAGCGGCGCTACAACATCCCAACTGGGAGATGGGTAACAAGATCACTATCGATTCAGCGACGATGATGAACAAGGGTCTTGAAGTGATTGAAGCCCACTGGCTTTTTGGAATTCCTCTAGAAAAAATTGAAGTGGTGATTCATCATGAAAGCATTGTTCACTCCCTGGTTGAATATGTTGACGGTTCCCTGATTGCTCAACTTGGACAACCAGATATGCGTATTCCCTTGGCCTACTGCCTGGGTTATCCGGAACGTCTGCCTTTGAATTTACCAAGATTGAACCTGTGCGAACTTGGTTCTTTGCATTTTGAAAATCCTGATCCAGTCCGTTACCCTTGTCTCGCTTTGGCGTTGGCTGCTTTGCGACAGGGTGGGGCGGTGCCGGCAGTTTTGAATGGAGGAAATGAGGCGGTTGTGGAAGCTTTTTTAGATGAAGAGTTGCACTTCAACCACATCGCAAGTTATCTTCAAAGGCTGATGTCGCTTCTTGAGTGCTGGCGACAGAAACCGGAATGTCCAAATTATCTCCAACACATCAACTCGGTGGATGATGCCCTGGCTGCGGATCGCTGGGGTCGATCTCAACTCCGCCACTTGCTGGAAACAACTTCATGATCACTACGGTTCTTTCCTTCATTGTTGTTCTGGGTTTTCTGATCTTCATTCATGAACTCGGGCATTACCTTGCGGCTCGGCACGTCAATGTTCGTGTCGAAACTTTCTCGATTGGCTTTCCACCCAAGATGACAGGTTTTCGTAGGGGCAATACGGATTACCAGATCTGTTGGATTCCACTTGGAGGGTACGTCCGATTGTTTGGACAAAATGTCATGGACGAAGATCCCAACGATCCTGAAAACTACGCTTCGAAGACAGTCTGGCAACGCTTCTACATTCTAGTTGCAGGCCCTGCGATGAAC is a window from the SAR324 cluster bacterium genome containing:
- the dxr gene encoding 1-deoxy-D-xylulose-5-phosphate reductoisomerase; this translates as MNPKSIALLGSTGSIGGSTLSLVRQFPDRFKIHSLSCRRSIEMLIDQIKEFAPKQVVVEASDQVNQLRELFNESELEILPGDQGNCELVQHPDVDLVVTGIVGSAGLSPCLKALESGKDLVFGNKESLVLAGELFMQVAHRSGSRILPMDSEHNAIFQSLVGHRREDVVSLVLTASGGPFRDMPLEDFSAITKEAALQHPNWEMGNKITIDSATMMNKGLEVIEAHWLFGIPLEKIEVVIHHESIVHSLVEYVDGSLIAQLGQPDMRIPLAYCLGYPERLPLNLPRLNLCELGSLHFENPDPVRYPCLALALAALRQGGAVPAVLNGGNEAVVEAFLDEELHFNHIASYLQRLMSLLECWRQKPECPNYLQHINSVDDALAADRWGRSQLRHLLETTS
- a CDS encoding phosphatidate cytidylyltransferase, translated to MSEVSPTTWWSSNLTQRLLSGMVMVLVAILSLAYGTTQWVGLLVLVVVILGMQEYRAMLSQQKVHLNRRGWLYSAFLLSISPLLGGIGALNAMLILVAGGWILHEMVFSRKQQLEELYSLGWALFGLFWVGWSFPHMTLIKDLPHGELNLCLLLVVIVLTDSLAYFGGRKFGKNPLAPGISPKKTREGSLCGTVGSMLVGSVIAVNWLEFSWPMALLLTFIISVLGQVGDLVESKMKRLCGVKDSGKVLPGHGGILDRLDSFLLTTPFFYYWMLLIA